In Deinococcus psychrotolerans, a genomic segment contains:
- a CDS encoding DUF4139 domain-containing protein, which produces MNTISKAVTVLGALALSSAHATDLRIYQNFGEVRTPVTASATAFQVDLPDSAWSNLIPGTLDLEGLPYTQAVQMRGVSWLTSLEGKTVTLREANFAGPDKTQTVTLVRAADLLIKDASGQYRNVAYSQLSFPTLPPLNAQQPRQSLVYTLTQTGKGTLSYLTRALSWTPRYTLKTSGSSASLSALADIRNNADQVYNVTATELLAGQVDVQDARPVMYESRVADMAGASAPMPAPKVGALGTVNGLYRYGLDSAFTLPANSTYTLPFLAPKLSTFERYASLSMYFDTQKSAGTLNRSYRFKADQNLPGGQLTVREDGRISGQTSLDETAKGENVEFSLGRDPDVRYTRTVQTISSTKTGGTYKVTYSFESSKNRQVRAEISEQIGGRKVIIDGVTKANQSVAELRVDVPAGGKASKSFTVVIDNTQ; this is translated from the coding sequence ATGAACACGATCAGCAAAGCCGTAACTGTCCTAGGCGCTCTCGCGCTGAGCAGCGCCCACGCCACCGACCTGCGCATCTACCAAAACTTCGGCGAAGTCCGCACGCCAGTCACGGCCAGCGCCACGGCCTTTCAGGTGGACTTGCCCGACAGCGCGTGGAGCAACCTGATTCCCGGCACGCTTGACTTGGAGGGCCTGCCCTACACCCAAGCGGTGCAGATGCGCGGCGTAAGCTGGCTGACGAGCTTGGAAGGCAAGACTGTGACCCTGCGCGAAGCGAATTTTGCTGGCCCAGACAAAACCCAGACCGTGACCCTGGTTCGTGCCGCCGATTTACTGATCAAAGACGCCAGCGGCCAGTACCGCAACGTGGCCTACAGCCAGCTCAGCTTTCCCACACTGCCGCCGCTGAACGCCCAGCAGCCGCGCCAGAGCTTGGTGTATACCCTGACCCAGACCGGCAAGGGGACGCTCAGCTACCTGACCCGCGCCCTGAGCTGGACGCCGCGCTACACCCTCAAAACGTCGGGCAGCAGCGCTTCTCTCTCGGCGCTGGCCGATATTCGCAACAATGCCGATCAGGTTTATAACGTGACCGCCACCGAGCTGCTGGCCGGTCAAGTGGATGTTCAGGACGCCCGGCCAGTCATGTATGAGTCGCGGGTGGCGGATATGGCCGGCGCATCCGCGCCTATGCCCGCGCCCAAAGTCGGAGCGCTCGGCACCGTCAATGGCCTTTACCGCTACGGCTTGGACTCGGCCTTCACTTTGCCGGCCAACAGCACCTACACCTTGCCGTTCTTAGCGCCCAAACTGAGCACCTTTGAGCGCTACGCCAGCCTGAGCATGTACTTCGACACCCAGAAAAGCGCCGGCACGCTCAACCGTTCGTACCGCTTCAAAGCCGACCAGAACTTGCCGGGCGGCCAACTGACCGTGCGCGAAGACGGGCGCATCTCGGGCCAAACCAGCCTCGACGAAACGGCCAAAGGCGAGAATGTGGAGTTCAGTCTGGGCCGCGACCCGGATGTCCGCTACACCCGCACGGTGCAGACCATCAGCAGCACCAAAACCGGCGGCACCTACAAAGTCACCTACAGCTTTGAAAGCAGCAAAAACCGTCAAGTCCGTGCCGAAATCAGCGAGCAAATCGGCGGGCGCAAAGTCATCATCGACGGCGTAACCAAGGCCAATCAGAGCGTTGCCGAGCTGAGGGTAGACGTTCCGGCGGGCGGCAAGGCCAGCAAGAGCTTTACCGTGGTGATCGACAACACGCAGTAA
- a CDS encoding ABC transporter permease yields MLVFLLRRFLNSIPTLILASMLIFFVIQLAPGDFLTPARLNPAISPQQLENLRRSFGLDQPPVIQYFTWIKNVVQGDLGLSFQYQQPVLAIAWPRILNSLYLVALYLVLFYAIAIPLGVYGAVKQYTLGDKISSGVMYFLLGFPSFFLALIVLYGIVQLRFATGWAIPTGGMTSDNYSTLGTFGRFWDIFKHILLPALVVAVGDVAGFTRILRGQMLEYLRADFVRTARSKGASEFIVIYKHTLRNAIIPFVAGLGGQLPALISGAGFVEVVFAYPGITPMLLDSINARDLYLIAGFNILTVALLIIGNAISDILLSVVDPRIRYS; encoded by the coding sequence TTGTTAGTTTTCCTGCTTCGCCGCTTTCTCAATTCTATTCCCACCTTGATTTTGGCCAGTATGCTGATTTTCTTTGTCATCCAGCTCGCTCCCGGCGATTTCTTGACACCTGCCCGGCTCAATCCGGCCATCTCGCCCCAGCAGCTTGAAAATCTGAGACGGAGCTTTGGCCTAGATCAGCCGCCTGTCATTCAGTACTTCACCTGGATCAAAAATGTGGTGCAGGGTGATTTAGGCCTTTCCTTTCAGTACCAGCAACCGGTGCTGGCCATCGCTTGGCCGCGCATTCTCAACTCGCTGTACTTGGTGGCGCTGTATTTGGTGCTCTTTTATGCCATCGCTATTCCGCTGGGCGTTTACGGAGCGGTCAAGCAGTACACCCTGGGCGACAAAATCAGCAGCGGCGTGATGTATTTCTTGCTGGGCTTCCCCAGCTTTTTTCTGGCACTGATCGTGCTTTACGGCATCGTGCAGCTACGCTTTGCCACCGGCTGGGCTATTCCTACCGGCGGCATGACCAGCGACAACTACAGCACACTCGGCACGTTCGGGCGGTTCTGGGACATTTTCAAACACATTCTTTTGCCCGCTCTGGTGGTTGCGGTGGGCGACGTGGCAGGTTTTACCCGTATCCTGCGCGGACAGATGCTCGAATACCTGCGGGCCGATTTTGTCAGAACAGCCCGTTCTAAAGGCGCGAGCGAGTTCATAGTGATTTACAAGCACACGCTCCGCAACGCCATTATCCCGTTCGTAGCCGGACTCGGCGGCCAACTGCCTGCACTGATCAGCGGCGCAGGATTCGTCGAAGTGGTGTTCGCTTATCCCGGCATCACACCGATGCTGCTCGACTCGATCAATGCCCGAGATCTTTATCTGATTGCCGGGTTTAATATCTTGACGGTGGCCCTGCTGATTATCGGCAACGCCATCAGCGACATCTTGCTCAGCGTGGTTGATCCGCGCATTCGCTATTCGTGA
- a CDS encoding class I SAM-dependent methyltransferase has protein sequence MRAGKWLKSARTGWTEAERVLAADAQNLIRPAVRAGEKWADLGAGSGTFAAALSALLGPSGAVLAIDQDARALHQISAVVGGAPVQTLTADFTALPPLPPQDGLLLANSLHFVKSQSVMLERLRGLLQPSKVLIVEYDLERGSVWVPRPLSFAKLQTLCAELGWPAPKKLAEQPSRYQWAMIYSALIAWVES, from the coding sequence ATGCGGGCAGGGAAGTGGCTGAAGTCGGCGCGGACTGGCTGGACTGAGGCCGAACGGGTGCTGGCCGCCGACGCTCAAAACCTGATCCGCCCAGCGGTGCGAGCGGGTGAAAAGTGGGCTGACTTGGGCGCGGGTTCCGGCACCTTCGCGGCGGCGCTCTCGGCTCTGCTGGGGCCAAGTGGCGCGGTGTTGGCGATAGATCAAGATGCCCGCGCCCTGCACCAGATTTCAGCTGTTGTAGGCGGCGCACCCGTTCAAACCCTGACAGCCGATTTCACTGCCCTGCCACCCTTACCCCCGCAAGACGGCCTGCTACTCGCCAATTCGCTGCACTTCGTCAAATCCCAAAGCGTCATGCTGGAGCGCTTGCGCGGGCTGCTGCAGCCTAGCAAGGTGTTGATAGTGGAATACGATTTGGAGCGCGGTTCGGTGTGGGTGCCGCGTCCGCTTTCATTTGCAAAATTGCAAACCCTCTGCGCTGAGTTGGGCTGGCCCGCGCCGAAAAAACTGGCTGAGCAGCCCTCACGGTATCAGTGGGCGATGATCTACTCGGCTTTGATTGCATGGGTTGAGAGCTGA
- a CDS encoding ABC transporter ATP-binding protein — protein sequence MSVQNLEKYFPIRGGLLSRVVANVKAVNDVSFQLAKGEVVGLVGESGSGKTTAGRAILRLIEPTGGQVIFNGTDITKLGKSEMRDYRRQMQIIFQDPFASLNPRMTVSDIIGEALDIHKLHQGSARADRISSLLQKVGLRPEHMRRYPHEFSGGQRQRIGIARALAVDPSFIVADEPVSALDVSIQAQVVNLMQDLQEELGLTVLFIAHDLAVVEYICDRIIVMYLGRIMEIATSRELNRNPKHPYTEALLSAAPVPDPTIKRQRIILEGDIPSPINPPSGCVFRTRCRYAIAECANVIPELREVSPGHFKACIRDDVL from the coding sequence TTGAGCGTGCAGAACCTGGAGAAATACTTCCCCATTCGTGGTGGGCTGCTCTCGCGGGTGGTCGCCAACGTCAAGGCCGTCAACGACGTGTCGTTTCAACTGGCCAAAGGCGAAGTGGTGGGCCTCGTCGGCGAGTCGGGGTCGGGCAAGACCACAGCAGGACGCGCCATCTTGCGCCTCATTGAGCCGACCGGCGGACAGGTCATCTTCAACGGCACTGACATCACCAAGCTCGGCAAATCCGAGATGCGCGATTACCGCCGCCAGATGCAGATCATCTTCCAAGATCCGTTTGCCAGCCTTAACCCGCGCATGACGGTCTCGGACATCATCGGCGAGGCGCTGGATATTCACAAGCTGCATCAAGGATCGGCCCGCGCCGACCGCATTTCCAGCTTGCTGCAAAAAGTGGGGCTGCGGCCCGAACACATGCGCCGCTATCCGCACGAGTTTTCCGGCGGCCAGCGTCAACGTATCGGCATCGCCCGCGCCCTGGCGGTTGACCCCAGCTTTATCGTGGCCGACGAGCCGGTGTCGGCGCTTGACGTGTCGATTCAGGCGCAGGTCGTCAACTTGATGCAGGACCTGCAGGAAGAGTTGGGCCTGACCGTTTTGTTTATCGCCCACGATTTGGCCGTCGTCGAATACATCTGTGACCGGATTATCGTGATGTATCTGGGCCGAATCATGGAAATTGCCACCAGCCGCGAACTCAACCGCAACCCCAAGCACCCCTACACCGAAGCGCTCCTGTCGGCTGCCCCGGTACCCGACCCCACCATCAAGCGCCAGCGCATCATCTTGGAAGGCGACATTCCCAGCCCAATCAACCCGCCGAGCGGCTGCGTCTTCAGAACCCGTTGCCGCTACGCCATTGCCGAGTGCGCCAACGTGATCCCGGAGCTGCGCGAAGTCTCGCCGGGCCACTTCAAGGCCTGCATCCGCGACGACGTGCTGTAA
- the recG gene encoding ATP-dependent DNA helicase RecG, producing MPTLPELRDKLRRPLELERLRGFENKAVAGGLEKLMDGPLAGPFPKVREALRGYDDLSLAEREEALEAALNLLQDGSPRPSSPPKVARQDPQIPAAPAGSRLGPSAPLAQLDWGHGGLKKLNALGLQTLRDVLHNYPRRHEDRRALPSLAEIEDGQKATVSGVLISKTRTSPRPGMQILNAVLQTSSGERIKATWFNQPWVEKNLREGAKLILTGRVKRFGKSAQLGVEYMETLDSSSGNSASGSISIGRIVGVYDGKDGISQDFLRKSAQIALSRSDDGDYLPGHWRKQCNLTDLTDALQGIHFPSDEAHLSRADYRLRFDEYLFLELRMLLQGEDAVLLGKRFTATDRDMQDFEAGLPFQFTGAQRRVLYEIADDMRSEQQMARLVQGDVGSGKTAVAACALYLAFKDGYQGALMAPTEILARQHYVNMQSYLAPLGVRVGLLIGALTPKQKAEMQATIANGLVDIVVGTQALIQENVTWANLGLAVVDEEHRFGVAQRRKLLAGRPDVLVMSATPIPRSLALTAYGDLELSIIDELPPGRTPVETKLLQDTHRTQAYGFVMTQLREGRQAFVVTALIEENENLELLAATQLADDLRVILPEARIDLLHGKMPAAEKDAIMERFRAQAFDILVSTTVIEVGVDVPNASVMVIENAERFGLSQLHQLRGRVGRGSAKSYCLLVAGEHSQKTRKRLKIIEGSTDGFVIAEADLKLRGPGEIRGTRQSGIPDLKLGDLASDVEIIERARELAKHILSHDPVLKHPRLSGLREELQARSNQVAYREVI from the coding sequence ATGCCCACCCTTCCCGAACTGCGCGACAAACTCCGGCGGCCTCTTGAGCTGGAGCGCCTGCGCGGCTTTGAGAACAAGGCGGTGGCGGGCGGCCTGGAAAAACTGATGGACGGCCCGCTGGCCGGCCCCTTTCCCAAAGTGCGCGAGGCGCTGCGCGGCTACGACGACCTGAGCCTTGCCGAGCGTGAAGAGGCTTTAGAAGCAGCTCTGAACCTACTTCAAGACGGTTCACCCCGACCGTCCAGTCCGCCCAAAGTGGCCCGCCAAGACCCTCAAATTCCCGCCGCGCCTGCGGGAAGTCGGCTTGGCCCCAGCGCACCGCTGGCCCAGCTTGACTGGGGACACGGCGGCCTCAAGAAGCTGAACGCTCTGGGCCTGCAAACGCTGCGTGACGTGCTGCACAACTACCCACGCCGCCACGAAGACCGCCGCGCTCTGCCCTCGCTGGCCGAGATCGAAGACGGCCAGAAAGCCACAGTGTCGGGCGTGCTAATCTCCAAAACCCGCACCAGCCCCCGCCCCGGCATGCAAATTCTGAATGCGGTGCTGCAAACCTCCAGCGGCGAGCGCATCAAGGCGACCTGGTTTAATCAGCCGTGGGTCGAAAAGAACCTGCGCGAAGGGGCCAAGCTGATTCTGACCGGACGGGTCAAGCGCTTCGGCAAGTCGGCGCAGCTCGGCGTGGAATACATGGAGACGCTGGACAGTTCTTCCGGCAATTCAGCTTCCGGCAGCATCAGCATTGGCCGCATCGTGGGTGTCTACGACGGCAAAGACGGGATCAGCCAGGACTTTTTACGCAAGTCGGCACAAATTGCACTGAGCCGTAGCGACGACGGTGATTATCTGCCGGGCCACTGGCGCAAGCAGTGCAACCTGACCGACCTCACCGACGCCCTGCAAGGCATTCATTTCCCCAGCGACGAGGCCCACCTCTCGCGGGCCGATTACCGCCTGCGCTTTGATGAGTACCTGTTCTTGGAACTCCGGATGCTGCTGCAAGGCGAAGACGCGGTGCTGCTGGGCAAGCGGTTCACCGCCACCGACAGAGATATGCAGGACTTTGAAGCGGGCCTGCCGTTTCAGTTCACCGGAGCGCAGCGGCGGGTTCTCTACGAAATCGCTGACGACATGCGCAGCGAGCAGCAGATGGCCCGCTTGGTGCAGGGCGACGTGGGCAGTGGCAAAACGGCAGTGGCCGCCTGCGCCCTGTATCTGGCCTTCAAAGACGGCTATCAGGGCGCATTGATGGCCCCCACCGAGATTCTGGCGCGGCAGCACTACGTCAACATGCAAAGCTACCTCGCGCCGCTGGGCGTGCGGGTGGGCCTGCTGATCGGAGCGCTGACGCCCAAGCAAAAAGCCGAGATGCAGGCCACCATTGCCAATGGTCTGGTGGACATCGTGGTGGGCACTCAGGCGCTGATTCAGGAAAACGTGACGTGGGCCAATCTGGGCCTCGCTGTGGTGGACGAGGAACACCGCTTCGGCGTGGCGCAGCGCCGCAAGTTGCTGGCAGGCCGCCCCGACGTGCTGGTGATGTCTGCCACTCCGATTCCGCGCAGCTTAGCGCTGACCGCTTACGGCGACTTGGAGCTGAGCATCATCGACGAGCTGCCGCCGGGCCGCACCCCCGTCGAAACCAAACTCCTGCAAGACACCCACCGTACCCAGGCTTACGGGTTTGTCATGACCCAGCTCCGCGAAGGTCGGCAAGCCTTTGTGGTCACGGCACTCATCGAAGAAAACGAAAACTTGGAGCTGCTGGCCGCCACCCAACTGGCTGACGACTTACGGGTGATCTTGCCGGAAGCCCGAATAGACCTGCTGCACGGCAAAATGCCCGCCGCCGAAAAGGACGCCATCATGGAGCGCTTCCGGGCGCAGGCGTTTGACATTCTGGTGTCCACCACCGTCATTGAGGTCGGGGTGGACGTGCCCAACGCCTCGGTCATGGTCATTGAAAATGCCGAGCGCTTCGGGCTGTCGCAGCTTCATCAGCTTCGTGGGCGGGTCGGGCGGGGCAGCGCCAAGAGTTACTGCCTGCTGGTGGCGGGCGAACATTCCCAAAAAACCCGTAAGCGTCTCAAGATCATCGAGGGTAGTACCGACGGCTTCGTGATCGCTGAAGCAGATTTGAAGCTGCGCGGCCCCGGTGAAATTCGCGGCACCCGGCAAAGCGGCATTCCCGATCTTAAGCTGGGCGACTTAGCGAGCGACGTGGAAATCATCGAGCGGGCGCGTGAACTCGCCAAGCACATTCTCAGCCACGACCCGGTACTCAAGCACCCGCGCCTCAGCGGGCTACGCGAGGAGCTGCAGGCCCGCAGCAATCAGGTGGCCTACCGTGAGGTCATCTGA
- a CDS encoding ABC transporter ATP-binding protein: MTLTKDTPASHKHADTLLSVTNLKTYFFTDDGVVKSVDGVTFHIAKGETLAVVGESGSGKSVTSLSAMRLIPVPPGKIVEGEMLFTSKDGRTTDLATMSEAEMRKIRGNDISMIFQEPMTSLNPVYTVGDQIAEAVSLHQNKNRKEAMLVATDMLRLVGIPAPEKRVNEYPHQMSGGMRQRVMIAMALSCNPALLIADEPTTALDVTIQAQILDLMRKLQKEIGMSILFITHNLGVVAEMADRVVVMYGGRVVEEADVNDIFHAPRHPYTMGLLNSIPRVDHEAEYHPVAGQKKERLEAIPGNVPNPLNLPNGCAFEPRCKFAIPDCSKAVPALEDTGDGHMSRCIRWKEFDSLVTTGQAQTMDISADGTATRTGGML, encoded by the coding sequence ATGACCCTGACCAAAGACACCCCCGCGTCCCACAAACACGCCGACACACTCCTTTCGGTAACCAATCTCAAGACGTACTTTTTTACCGATGACGGCGTAGTCAAATCGGTGGACGGCGTGACCTTTCACATCGCCAAAGGTGAGACGCTGGCTGTCGTCGGCGAGTCAGGCTCCGGCAAAAGCGTGACGAGCCTGAGCGCCATGCGCCTTATTCCTGTGCCGCCCGGCAAGATTGTGGAAGGCGAGATGCTGTTTACCAGCAAAGATGGCCGCACCACTGACCTCGCCACCATGAGCGAAGCCGAAATGCGTAAAATTCGCGGCAACGACATCTCGATGATCTTTCAAGAACCGATGACCTCGCTCAACCCGGTCTATACGGTGGGCGATCAGATTGCCGAAGCCGTCAGCCTGCATCAAAACAAAAACCGCAAGGAAGCCATGCTGGTGGCCACCGATATGCTGCGCCTCGTCGGTATTCCGGCCCCCGAAAAGCGGGTCAACGAGTACCCTCACCAGATGTCCGGCGGCATGCGCCAGCGGGTGATGATCGCCATGGCGCTGTCTTGCAACCCGGCCCTGCTGATTGCCGACGAGCCGACCACCGCCCTCGACGTGACGATTCAGGCCCAGATTCTTGATCTGATGCGCAAGCTGCAAAAAGAGATCGGTATGAGCATCCTCTTTATCACCCACAACCTCGGCGTGGTGGCGGAAATGGCCGACCGGGTGGTGGTGATGTACGGCGGGCGCGTGGTCGAAGAAGCCGACGTCAACGATATTTTCCACGCGCCGCGCCACCCGTACACCATGGGGCTGCTCAACTCGATTCCCCGCGTGGACCACGAGGCCGAGTATCATCCGGTCGCGGGCCAGAAAAAAGAGCGCTTGGAGGCCATTCCCGGCAACGTGCCCAACCCGCTGAACTTGCCCAACGGCTGCGCCTTCGAGCCGAGGTGCAAGTTTGCCATTCCCGATTGCAGCAAAGCCGTGCCTGCTTTAGAAGACACTGGCGACGGCCACATGTCGCGCTGCATCCGCTGGAAGGAATTTGATTCCTTGGTTACCACCGGACAAGCCCAAACAATGGACATCAGCGCCGACGGTACGGCGACCCGCACCGGAGGCATGCTGTGA
- a CDS encoding SDR family oxidoreductase, producing MTSSQAQSTLSKPMQGKTVLITGATNGVGKATAADLIQQGAEVWIVGRDAQKTAAVAQEIGAAGHLLADLSLRPEALRMAREFTERVGKLDVLINNAGAIYDRRQESKEGIEMTWALNHLAYFIVTRELLPLLRASRGRIVNVSSSAHAGGKIRWQDPEFKTGYSAWGAYNQSKLANVLFTRELAYRERESGVTANALHPGFVASGFGRNNSGMGKLLNMTSALAINDEQGAQTSIYLASSPDVAGKSGLYFNKSRVAQPAAQALDDAAGQRLWALSENYL from the coding sequence ATGACTTCTTCTCAAGCTCAATCAACCTTATCCAAACCCATGCAGGGCAAAACGGTGCTGATCACTGGCGCGACCAACGGTGTAGGCAAGGCGACGGCCGCCGACCTGATTCAGCAGGGCGCTGAAGTGTGGATCGTGGGGCGCGACGCCCAGAAAACTGCCGCTGTGGCGCAGGAAATCGGCGCGGCTGGGCACTTGCTGGCCGATCTGAGCCTTCGCCCCGAAGCCCTCCGGATGGCCCGTGAATTTACCGAGCGGGTGGGCAAGCTGGACGTGCTGATCAATAATGCCGGTGCAATCTATGACCGCAGGCAAGAAAGCAAAGAAGGCATTGAGATGACGTGGGCCTTAAATCACCTCGCTTACTTCATCGTCACGCGCGAGCTGCTGCCGCTGCTGCGGGCCAGTCGGGGGCGCATCGTCAACGTCTCCAGCTCGGCGCACGCGGGCGGCAAAATTCGCTGGCAAGACCCTGAATTCAAAACCGGCTACAGCGCTTGGGGAGCCTACAACCAAAGCAAGTTGGCCAATGTACTGTTCACCCGCGAGCTGGCTTACCGCGAGCGCGAATCCGGCGTCACCGCCAACGCTCTGCATCCCGGCTTCGTGGCGTCGGGCTTTGGCCGCAACAATTCTGGCATGGGCAAACTGCTCAACATGACCTCGGCGCTGGCCATCAACGATGAACAGGGCGCACAGACCAGTATTTATCTGGCCTCCAGCCCTGACGTGGCCGGCAAATCGGGCTTGTATTTCAACAAAAGTCGGGTCGCTCAGCCTGCTGCTCAGGCGCTTGACGACGCGGCAGGCCAGCGGCTGTGGGCCTTGTCGGAGAACTATTTGTAA
- a CDS encoding ABC transporter permease has translation MTTAATPTKAINKNQGQFAIAKEQFRKNATAKFGGVVLILLYLMALFGGFLAPDGLSNYSTTNLTPFHPPTPIHFASNGGFSRPYVNNYTQQLNMNTFVNEYKATKEKCPIYFGVRGETYKILGFIPSNLHLFGTGNPVCKVYLFGGDALGRDLLSRTLYASQVSLTIGVLAVLIATVIGMAMGAISAYFGGVVDNLIQRLIEVIASIPYLFLVILLRSIFPSDLNPILVLYVILGILAFISWGGLARVVRGQLLSVREQDYVSAATALGSSNGRIMFRHMLPSMTSYLIISLSLAIPGYILLESGLSFLGIGAVEPYASWGSLLSQAQEGGFASITQRPWVLIPGYFIVATVMCFQLLGDGLRDALDPRKRQ, from the coding sequence ATGACCACCGCCGCCACGCCCACCAAGGCGATCAACAAGAATCAGGGTCAATTTGCCATTGCCAAGGAGCAGTTCAGAAAAAACGCCACCGCCAAATTCGGCGGCGTCGTGCTGATCTTGCTGTATCTAATGGCCTTATTCGGTGGTTTTCTGGCTCCCGACGGTCTGTCAAATTACAGCACCACCAATCTGACGCCGTTTCATCCGCCCACGCCCATTCATTTCGCTTCAAACGGCGGCTTCTCCCGGCCATACGTTAACAACTACACCCAGCAGCTCAACATGAACACCTTTGTCAATGAATATAAAGCGACCAAAGAGAAATGCCCCATTTATTTTGGGGTGAGGGGCGAAACTTACAAGATTTTGGGCTTCATACCCTCCAATTTGCATCTTTTTGGCACTGGGAATCCGGTTTGTAAAGTTTATTTATTTGGCGGCGACGCACTGGGCCGCGATCTGCTGTCAAGGACGCTCTACGCCTCGCAAGTCTCTTTAACGATTGGCGTCCTCGCCGTTTTGATCGCCACCGTGATCGGTATGGCGATGGGAGCCATTTCTGCTTATTTTGGCGGCGTGGTCGACAACTTGATTCAGCGCTTGATCGAGGTCATCGCCTCTATTCCTTACCTTTTTCTGGTGATCTTGCTGCGCTCCATTTTTCCATCAGACCTCAATCCTATCTTGGTGCTTTACGTCATTTTGGGAATTCTGGCTTTTATCAGTTGGGGGGGCCTGGCCCGCGTGGTGCGTGGTCAACTGCTCAGCGTCCGTGAGCAAGATTATGTCTCGGCAGCGACGGCGTTGGGTTCGTCAAATGGCCGGATCATGTTCCGCCATATGCTGCCGTCCATGACCAGTTACCTGATCATCAGCCTGAGTCTGGCGATTCCCGGTTACATCTTGCTGGAATCTGGCCTCAGCTTCTTGGGCATCGGCGCAGTGGAGCCGTATGCGTCTTGGGGCAGCTTACTGAGTCAGGCACAGGAAGGCGGCTTCGCGTCGATTACCCAGCGGCCTTGGGTACTTATTCCCGGCTATTTCATCGTGGCGACAGTGATGTGCTTCCAACTGCTCGGTGACGGCCTGCGCGACGCCCTAGATCCCCGCAAGCGTCAATAA